Proteins encoded together in one Lathyrus oleraceus cultivar Zhongwan6 chromosome 5, CAAS_Psat_ZW6_1.0, whole genome shotgun sequence window:
- the LOC127082184 gene encoding uncharacterized protein LOC127082184, protein MMECNKDEAVRAKEIAERKFSEREYIGAKKFAIKAQNLYPDLEDVPQFLTTIDIYISAENKVSGEMDWYGILGVSPFADEETVRKQYRKLALTLHPDKNKSLGAEGAFKLVSEAWSLLSDKTKRLEYNQKRSLKGFQHNTPNRGHPSAAPSSNSYYHFKKNASSNARTGNTNVRAPATSVPPPQKKAETFWTICNRCRTHYEYLRVYLNHTLLCPNCNEAFVAVERGPPPNVFKPSSLPSSHQQHQNSRRHPGSNNSNHLWGSHSRMAGFGSTDGSSSVAAQAASVVQKASEKVKREGAPSIAEWERIQMSKRADGSMKKRRTDDMRANGHPGYMANHMAMGHGAAAGLGSFSEPGKVNMEKEKIYGFSGLASKHYSTRELSMYELRNMLVDKARIEIRKKLEEWKLRAEARIINKNKENKRHKNMPNDKTTGSEKYRESNVNGNKHVGIDSLPVTSDDTVKSQAYVTINVPDPDFHNFDLDRAESSFAEDQVWAAYDDDDGMPRYYARIHKVISIKPFRMRISWLNSRNNTELGPIDWVGSGFYKTCGDFRTGKHEVTESLNSFSHKVRWTKGNRGVVRIFPGRGEVWALYRNWSPDWNEHTPDEVIHKYDMVEVLDDFSEEQGISVTPLVKFPGFRTVFRRHQDQNEVRRIPKEEMFRFSHQVPNHLLSGQEAHNAPIGCRELDPAATPLDLLQIETEANETAGNVKKP, encoded by the coding sequence ATGATGGAGTGCAACAAGGATGAAGCAGTTAGGGCCAAAGAAATAGCAGAGAGGAAATTTTCTGAAAGGGAATATATTGGTGCAAAGAAGTTTGCTATTAAGGCTCAAAATTTGTATCCTGATTTGGAGGATGTTCCCCAGTTTTTGACTACTATTGATATTTATATATCTGCTGAGAACAAAGTAAGTGGAGAAATGGATTGGTATGGTATACTTGGAGTGAGCCCCTTTGCTGATGAAGAGACTGTTAGAAAGCAGTACAGGAAGTTAGCTCTAACCCTTCATCCTGACAAAAACAAGTCTTTAGGTGCAGAGGGTGCATTTAAGCTGGTTTCAGAGGCATGGAGTTTGTTATCAGATAAGACAAAGAGATTAGAATATAACCAGAAGAGGAGTTTGAAAGGCTTCCAACATAATACTCCCAACCGTGGGCATCCATCAGCAGCGCCTAGTTCAAATAGTTATTATCATTTTAAGAAGAATGCATCTTCAAATGCGAGGACTGGGAATACTAACGTGAGGGCGCCTGCAACTTCTGTTCCTCCTCCTCAGAAAAAGGCTGAAACCTTTTGGACTATCTGTAACCGGTGTAGGACACATTATGAATATCTCAGAGTTTATTTGAATCACACCCTTTTATGTCCCAACTGTAATGAAGCTTTTGTGGCTGTAGAGAGGGGTCCTCCTCCCAATGTTTTTAAGCCATCAAGTTTGCCCTCCTCCCATCAGCAGCACCAGAATTCTCGACGTCATCCTGGAAGTAACAATTCAAACCATCTGTGGGGTTCCCACTCCAGAATGGCTGGTTTTGGTAGCACAGATGGATCATCATCTGTTGCTGCCCAAGCTGCAAGTGTTGTGCAGAAGGCAAGTGAGAAAGTGAAGAGAGAAGGAGCACCGTCAATTGCTGAATGGGAGAGGATTCAAATGTCTAAGAGGGCTGATGGTTCTATGAAGAAAAGGAGGACAGATGATATGCGCGCTAATGGTCATCCAGGATATATGGCAAATCATATGGCTATGGGACATGGAGCAGCAGCAGGTTTAGGCAGTTTCTCTGAACCAGGAAAGGTTAACATGGAAAAAGAAAAGATTTATGGTTTTTCAGGTCTCGCAAGCAAGCATTACAGCACGCGAGAGTTGTCAATGTATGAGTTACGAAATATGTTGGTAGATAAGGCACGGATTGAAATTCGTAAGAAACTTGAAGAATGGAAGTTAAGGGCTGAAGCTAGGATTATCAACAAGAACAAAGAGAACAAGAGACACAAAAATATGCCTAATGACAAAACAACCGGTTCAGAGAAGTATAGAGAGTCCAATGTTAATGGTAATAAGCATGTTGGTATTGATTCTTTACCTGTCACATCTGATGATACAGTTAAGAGCCAAGCCTATGTTACAATCAATGTTCCGGATCCTGATTTTCACAATTTTGACTTGGATAGAGCTGAAAGTTCCTTTGCAGAGGATCAGGTCTGGGCTGcttatgatgatgatgatggaaTGCCTAGATACTATGCTAGAATTCACAAGGTGATCTCCATAAAGCCATTTAGAATGCGAATCAGTTGGCTTAACTCTCGAAACAACACTGAATTGGGCCCAATAGATTGGGTAGGTTCTGGTTTTTATAAAACTTGTGGGGATTTCAGAACTGGAAAGCATGAAGTAACCGAATCATTAAATTCATTTTCACACAAGGTTAGGTGGACAAAAGGCAACAGAGGAGTTGTGCGCATCTTTCCAGGTAGGGGAGAAGTCTGGGCACTTTATAGAAACTGGTCTCCTGATTGGAATGAACATACTCCTGATGAAGTGATTCATAAGTATGACATGGTAGAGGTACTTGATGATTTCAGTGAAGAGCAAGGAATATCAGTTACTCCCCTTGTTAAGTTTCCAGGCTTTAGGACAGTATTTCGAAGGCACCAGGACCAGAATGAGGTTAGGAGGATTCCTAAAGAGGAGATGTTCCGATTCTCTCATCAGGTTCCTAATCACTTGCTCAGTGGTCAAGAGGCTCATAATGCTCCAATAGGCTGTCGAGAGTTGGATCCAGCAGCTACTCCTTTAGACCTCCTTCAGATAGAAACGGAAGCTAATGAGACAGCAGGTAATGTTAAGAAACCCTGA